The proteins below are encoded in one region of Chryseobacterium wanjuense:
- the rfbD gene encoding dTDP-4-dehydrorhamnose reductase: MKKILVVGGNGQLGNCIRKIAPDFELDYEFIFTDSQTLDITNEDQVNAFFYENKPDFCINASAYTAVDLAEKEKEKAFAVNADGVAHLAQACKDYKTIFIHVSTDYVFDGETNLCYSEDDFTNPIGVYGESKLKGEELALEINRKTVILRTSWLYSEFNKNFVKTMLNLFSQKEELGIVADQFGQPTNANDLAEAIMEIIEAPQKTYGIFHFSNYPETTWFDFAKKIAEFSKSNIKLNQLTTEQYPTPAKRPKRSTMCLDKIEEIYKIEPKHWENSLEECINILHNNI, from the coding sequence GTATCAGAAAAATCGCTCCGGATTTTGAGCTTGATTACGAATTTATTTTTACAGATTCCCAGACCCTGGATATTACAAATGAAGATCAGGTTAATGCCTTCTTCTACGAAAACAAACCCGACTTTTGTATCAATGCATCGGCTTACACTGCGGTTGATCTGGCAGAAAAAGAAAAAGAAAAAGCATTTGCTGTAAATGCAGATGGTGTTGCACATCTTGCGCAGGCTTGTAAAGATTACAAAACGATTTTCATTCATGTTTCTACAGATTATGTTTTCGATGGCGAAACCAATTTATGCTACTCCGAAGATGATTTTACCAATCCGATCGGGGTGTACGGAGAATCAAAATTAAAGGGTGAGGAATTGGCATTGGAGATCAATCGCAAAACTGTTATTTTAAGAACATCTTGGTTATATTCGGAATTCAATAAAAACTTTGTGAAAACCATGCTCAATCTTTTTTCGCAGAAAGAAGAATTGGGAATCGTTGCCGATCAGTTTGGTCAGCCTACAAATGCAAACGATCTGGCAGAAGCAATCATGGAAATCATCGAAGCGCCACAGAAAACGTACGGAATTTTCCATTTTTCAAATTATCCGGAAACCACCTGGTTCGACTTTGCAAAAAAAATCGCAGAGTTTTCGAAATCTAATATTAAATTAAATCAATTAACAACCGAGCAATATCCGACTCCGGCAAAAAGACCGAAGAGAAGCACCATGTGTCTCGACAAAATTGAAGAAATTTATAAAATAGAACCCAAACATTGGGAAAACAGTCTGGAAGAATGTATAAATATCTTGCACAATAATATATAA